ATGCTACAGGACTTCTAAAGGTTGaaaacttaaagggttagttcatccaaaaataaaaatgtattcaccCTGCTCCATACTGTACTTTATGAGTTtcccttttctgttgaacacaaaacaatatattttgttttgaaatatgttagaagtctgtaaccattgacttccatggcatgagaaacaaatattatggaagatAATGGTTAGAGGTTCGCTCCTTTGTTCAAAATAACCtaatttgttttcaacagaaaagaagaactcaaactggtttgtgacaagtgaagggtgtagtaaatgataacagaatgttctgttttgggtgaactatccctttaagattttacttcataatttattttccttcatgtggttttaacttttatgagtttctttttactgttaaacacaaaataagaaatcGTGAAGAATGCTGAAGAAAAAATCTCAAATAGCTTTTGAAGGgtcaaggttgagtaaatgagcagaattttcatttttgggtgaactattcctttaagaactTTGAAAACCTCATTATTGAGACTTGTATAATGACAAAGATACACAAAGAAATGAAAAGTCACAAAAAACCCAAAAGACCTTAAATTTATGTACTGTACGCACCGTACACAATATATAATGATGCACATCATTATCAGGGAAAGCCCAACAGCAACTCCAATCAGGACAGAGAAACTGTGTACACCTAGCAAGCAAAAAAAgtatttgttcaaatatttttggATACAATACATCAGAAGTTTAAGTTGTATTTAGGTTTACCTATATCCTGAGAAGAGGGAGTCAGTTGAAGACGTTGAGTTGCATTGCCACAAGTGTTTTTACTCACACACAGcagattgtttgtgtgtgtgagagactgatGTAGAGAGATGAAGCTCCTCAAGCTTGTGTTGCTCAATCGCTCTTCACTGATGAATGTGTTTGAAGAGTTCGAGACGAGACGTTCAGACAGATGCCACTCCACTTCAGGAGAGGGATTCCCATCAGCTTCACAGAAACACACAGTAACATTAGTTTTGGTACAGCTGGAGTTTGAGATCTGAGGAGCATCTGAAAAAGAAAGAGAATGATATTAAACCTCTAGATTTATGAGTGTCTTATGGAGAAGAGAACAGATGGCAGTAAAAGTCCTACACTGCACATGTAATGTGATGCTGCTGTGAGCTGTTCTGTTGTTGTCCTGCAGCTGGTAGTTTATAGAGCAGGTGAAAGTGACTCTGTGGTGCCGCTGAGCAGCAGTGAAGTTCAGATCAGAGATGATGAGCTCCTGTAGTTTGCTGCTCTCACTGAAGGGGATTCTGGCAGTGGAGCTCCATGTGAGAGTTGCTGGAGGAGAAGAGCAGAGAGTCTCAGCAGAGCAGCGCAGACTCACAGATCTGCCCTCCAACACCTCCTGCTGATCCTGCAGCTCCTGCTCATCCACATACAGCACAACACGAGGATTCACTGGAGACTCTGAAATACACACAGATTGGTCTTTTCTAGATAtgacatatattatttatttaaagacctATGGTGTAACTGAATGAAATAACCCCccataaaaaactttttttttgtaatatgaataaaaaataatatggataaatatttttatcaCAAAAATGCCTAATTAATATGTTTTTCATGCTGTACATTTTTGGGTAATAAGACAAATTTGGTTTTACTGTTCAAGATCATAGTAACAGATTATGTTCACCAGTCATGAAGTCACTCACCGATCACTTCTACTGAAACACTGTCTTCTTTGTAGGTCCATTTCAGTCCACCTTCACCCTCAATCCTGAAGAAATACTGACCAATGTGATTTGATGTGACATTATAAAAGACAGTGGTACAGTCCTTGTCTTTTAATTGTCCAGTTACATTCCCTTTAATAAAAGAGTTGGGGGTTGATGCATTAGATTTAAACACTGGGCTGCTGCCCTTATCATGTTTGTCTTTATACCAGACTCCAGCAGCTCTCTCAGTGAGGTCTTTATCATATTCTTCACTAATGTCAAATCTGCACTTTATAATCACACAGGATCCACTGAGAGCTTGAATCTTCTCTGGCAAACTGATGCTGAAATCTCTACAGCAAACACCTACAACACACATGATAATACAGTATTTCAGTCACAACATTCACAAACACTATGAGCCATCTTTAAAGACAGCAAATTATAACTTAAACTAGTTTTTAGAAATGTACTGTAGCTTCCcattgtcaaaataaaaaatgaacttCATTTATCAAGGGAAAGAACAAAAGACAAACCTTCCAACAAAAAAGTGAGAAGAAGAATTTTCTCTGCAATCCAGATATGCATCCTTCTGTGAAATTAAAAAGGGagggaaaaaaacatttatgcttCTGAAAACATATCGaaaattatgactttaaaaattatttaaaaactgtcctcacctttttttaaagtaaaatcttaTAGATAGTTGTCAGGTTTAACATTTGCTGCTGAAACCGAGGTGTATGACTAGAACACAATACACTCATGGTGATCATACCCATTACAGCTTCCTTTTTTATCACATCAGTCTAGTTCCTGAAAAAGTATGAGCATACATTTTTAACACAAAGCCACAAACATTTTCCATTGAAATTAGACTGTGATTAAACTGTAATAACATTATGCATTTCTGAATAatttagaaaaatagaaaaattgaATAACTTACTGCAAACACAAGTTgacaaataatgacagaattttagtaTTTGGCTCATTATGAACATGGTTAAAAAAACTGTGGTGCGTCACATACACCTTATTTCTTTCTTACTTGAGACCATTTCTTTCTAACTTCAGACATTTCTGCAAGTTAATACATGTACACTTATTATCATTAACAAGAAAAAAGACAGAACATACTACTGcagcatgttttaaaacagtattaAACTGCACTGATAATTAAAAAATAGGCAAAGGACTTTTAAATGATCTCAGTGAtgatattaaataaaagaaaatcccCAACAATTATAGAAAAAAAGCTATCtggaatttaaataatatttctatgACTATTTTTACAGACAGCTGAGCAATTGCACATTGACGCACTAGAGCTAAACTAAGAGAAGTCCAGCATAAGTCACCAGAGTAGTCATTTCACAAGATCTAATATTAGATATTTTTGACTGAAAAAAGAATACCTGTTAAAAATAGTGTACAAAAATATATGTCCAAATCAGCTGTTTGATCAATAAGATCATCTAACCTCCTCTTAGAAAAAaagatgtgtgtatgtgagagagattGCATTTTATGCTGaaacattacaataataaatgttcatgtacagaacttaaaattgtaatatcaGGATGAAATATGACTTTCTAAAAGGAGTTTGTTGATCTTATGTTGAGATCATTTCATATTAATaactttatatacatttaatgttaaaattCTTACAACAGTCTGTAGCAATGAAagaacaattataaataaattcttaagCAAACTATATAGTGATATAATCTTTATGACCTtattgaatgattaaaaaaaatatgtacataaatattttagtattattaacgtattgtttaaatatttcgaAAAGCACGAACATACATTTTTAACACAAAGCCACACAACCAACCATGACACAATAAACATCAGACTGTAATTAAGCTGTAACTACATTATGTATTTCTGAATAATTaaggaaaatggaaaaaaatgattAACTCACAGGAAGCACCAGTTTGGaattggtgagtaaatgatgacaattttagtATTTGGCTAATTATaaacatggttaaaaaaaactgttgcgTCACATACAGAAATGTCTAGCACCACGGTATTTCTTTCTTACTTGagatcatttctttctttcttgagaCATTTCTGTGAGTTAATACGTGCACACTCATTATCAGTAATAGAAAAAAGCCAGAACATAATGTTGCTAGggtgtaaaaaatttaaatattttcaaatacaaAAAAGATTGCCAGAATAAAACGGGAAGTTGCaggtattaaaaatgtttaaatactaCTGCACcatgttttaaaactgtattaaactgcactaataatttataaaattaaaaaaaaggaaaaagactaAAAGTATCTCAGTGAtaggattaaataaataaaaaaatctggaatTAACTGATTTCTATAACTATTTTGACAGACATCTAAGTAATCGTAAATTGACGCAAAAGAGCTAAACTAATAGGAGAAGTTACGTCACCAGTAAAGTCATTTCACAAGATCTAATATTAGGTATTTTTGACTGAAAAAAGAATACCTGTTAAAAATagtgtataaaaatatatgtccAAATCAGCTGTTTGATCAATAAGATCATCTAACCTCCTCTTAGAAAAAaagatgtgtgtatgtgagagagattGCATTTTATGCTGaaacattacaataataaatgttCATGTACAGAACTTAAAACTATAATATCAGGATGAAATATGACTTTCTAAAAGGAGTTTGTTGATCTTATGTTGAGAGCATTTCATATTAATaactttatatacatttaaagttaAAATTCTTACAACAGTCTGTAGCAATGAAagaacaattataaataaattcttaagCAAACTATATAGTgatataatattacattattcaAAGAATAAAGCACCATTTAATGGATTTTGGTAAAAGgaagaactgtaaaatattttttacaatcaaTTTGAAGTAtgtttaaatttgaattattaaaataattgtgactatgtatgtgtgttttaaaaatgttatactgTAATTGAGTCTACATCTTACCTCACACTCCGATGTAACAGAAACAATTGTCATGCTGGAATTCATGAGTAAGTTACTTTAAAGCCCTGTTTTATTTAAGCTCAGTCTGTCAAAATGTTGTATAATTATCATGAACAATTAACACTAAAGTCAGAGTGTTATCAGAAAACAAGAAAATTAATTTACATGCAATTGAAATAAAAACGGAGCCCCCAACATTTCACACAGGAGAAATCCAACCTTTGCAACTTACTTTGTCATCATGATGAAAATGTATTTGGTGATAAAAGtttcagcattttatttttattttttcagacatCTGAATTTGGCATAGTTATAATATAGAGTGCACGTTAAGCAAGGTCTACATACTTTGTGACTTCCTTCGGAGGAGTTTGGCTGCACTGTTTAAATATTTACCAGAATTTGGTtagattttaaatacattatattcCATGTACATTTGCAAGAATAAACATAAAGTCTTTCAGAACAATGTGAATGTGTCATAGTATAACCACAATGCAAAATAGAAGTCAAGACAAAGAGGAAGTTTTACTGTGTTATGTGCAGTATGAGACATGAGATAGGAGGTTTTACAGCAGTAATGGAAATATGTAATGGAACTGCAGGATGAGTATATAGCACTGTTTTTCTAAAATTAGGAAATTGAAAGAGCTTGAGGCTGGACTTCTTTTAATACATACCGTATATAAACAGATCTACCATTTATAGATGAACAACATGAAATAGAACCTATGAGCTATATACAGCAGATTAGCTAAAAATTAATCGATAAACTAAAAGTAACACTCATGTGATTACAATGCCAATGCCATAGCTGTAATTATAGTATAGTGGTCATAAAAAAGGAAATAGACAGTTTTAACTAAATAAGGCTTGGCAGTTATGTTAGAGAAACCATAAACATATAATAACTGGAAAGCCACTTCATAAAATCTGAATGCTGAAACCTACAGCAAATGTTTCTATGTTGATgagatttgttcaaaaacaatTAACCTTATACACGTTTAATTTATTTTGGGttccaatttttttatattacaaatgTTGCAGAAATCGATAAAATATACAAGTGCTTATCGAGACAAAACAGATATATGACCAACTTAGGACTTAAGAGTACGACAACTTATACagatttagttattattattagccctcctgtgaaatattttcTTTCCCAAGTGCTATTTATGGTAGAGATTTTTTTATgacttttaaacataatagttttaataactaatctaTAATGACTAATTTCTTTTATTAGCACAATTACAGTATGACAAtagctatttttttattgttgttgttgttgttatttagcaAGATTCGAGTTTATtatattaaaggcttaactaggttgattagatAACAAGGCAAGTTAGGTTTATTAGACAAGTTATAACGTGtgtataataataacactattataacactagttaatatataaaattataatcttGCTAAATAACCAAAAATAAGCTACTGTCAAAATTGTGATAACAAAAGAAAGTGGTCATTAtagattagttattaaaactattatgtttaaaagtcATTAAAAAATCTCTACCATAAATAGCACTTGGGAAAGAAATGGGAAagaaagggctaataattctgacttcaactgtatatctgaacATTTAAAGAGCATCACTAAGCACACATTTCTATGTGAAGTTGAACATAATTGGATTCAGATAGCAAACTACTAAACAAAGTGATATTCATGAAAAATGGTTAGCAGAATTTAAATTCCTAAAGGGAATATTACTCTGTAGAATAGTAGGGTGAACTTAAtaactttaaatgtcaccttgACACCATTTAAAAACAATGCTAACTAAGAAACAGTCATCTGTAGTTTGCTGATCAAAAATGATAGATTTAAGTAAACTCTAAAGGCCCTGTTTGAATGAATTAAggtgtttttagaaatattgtaCTGTGTGCACTCTCAAATCTATTTTCTTTTAGTTCCATCTGCTGCTTTGTTTGGAACCTGGTAAATGGGATCTTTATTTGGCAGCACCGATGGTGCTTCTCTGCTCGTTGCTTCACTTTCTGTTACATTTTGGCTACAATATTGGATCGCAGCATACTCTGTGGTAAGCGAAGAGATTCCTCTGACAAGGTTTGACTCTGGTCTGTTGTTTATGAAGTTAATAGTGGAATATTGTAGGTGTTCTCGATGATTTAGTGTTGGGGCTTCGACTGATGACATCATCACTTTATTGGCATAAAAAGACTCTTCCCCGTTGTTGACTGAATCAGCCTAGTGGATGAACAAAGAATAATCTTTTATGCACAAGAAAAGTCATTAAGTGGAGaggtattgtatt
This region of Danio aesculapii chromosome 4, fDanAes4.1, whole genome shotgun sequence genomic DNA includes:
- the LOC130222956 gene encoding sialic acid-binding Ig-like lectin 12, coding for MHIWIAEKILLLTFLLEGVCCRDFSISLPEKIQALSGSCVIIKCRFDISEEYDKDLTERAAGVWYKDKHDKGSSPVFKSNASTPNSFIKGNVTGQLKDKDCTTVFYNVTSNHIGQYFFRIEGEGGLKWTYKEDSVSVEVIESPVNPRVVLYVDEQELQDQQEVLEGRSVSLRCSAETLCSSPPATLTWSSTARIPFSESSKLQELIISDLNFTAAQRHHRVTFTCSINYQLQDNNRTAHSSITLHVQYAPQISNSSCTKTNVTVCFCEADGNPSPEVEWHLSERLVSNSSNTFISEERLSNTSLRSFISLHQSLTHTNNLLCVSKNTCGNATQRLQLTPSSQDIGVHSFSVLIGVAVGLSLIMMCIIIYCVRKNCRCLQKKQEDTTGVITTDGAVQLEDKTEYANYIIPPPEFTTIKSQESLHYASVEFKNIKQESKEMKDISSLTTDYAVINYSGGVTKTESSVGGDQPSIAPSTVMTCHKDSNIPDRCKY